The following coding sequences are from one uncultured Desulfobacter sp. window:
- the tnpB gene encoding IS66 family insertion sequence element accessory protein TnpB (TnpB, as the term is used for proteins encoded by IS66 family insertion elements, is considered an accessory protein, since TnpC, encoded by a neighboring gene, is a DDE family transposase.) translates to MIQITPQMRIMLAVTPADFRKGIDGLAAVCRRVLKQNPFSGYVFVFRNKPGTALKILIYDGQGFWLCQKRLSKGRFKWWPKKGGDEIHPLAAHELQMLIWNGNPQKNNVLLWKKI, encoded by the coding sequence ATGATCCAAATCACACCGCAAATGCGGATAATGCTGGCGGTAACTCCTGCTGATTTTCGAAAGGGGATCGACGGCCTGGCAGCTGTTTGTCGCAGGGTGTTAAAACAAAATCCTTTTTCCGGATATGTTTTTGTTTTCAGAAACAAACCGGGGACTGCCCTGAAGATACTAATATATGATGGCCAGGGCTTCTGGCTTTGTCAAAAAAGATTGAGCAAGGGGCGTTTTAAATGGTGGCCTAAAAAGGGAGGAGATGAAATTCACCCATTGGCTGCACATGAATTACAGATGTTGATATGGAACGGAAATCCTCAAAAAAATAATGTACTTTTGTGGAAAAAAATCTAG
- a CDS encoding IS66 family transposase produces MDIKQDELDALLERVRSNELQDGDYELIKALVETVAYLNTLSNEKAASIKRLLKMVFGDKTEKKKTSNPQNRPKRKKKKKGHGKNGANAYKGAKKIKICHQSLKSGNDCPACEKGKLYGEKPPAKIVRITGGAPFQATVYELQRLRCNLCGQIFTAQAPDNVGKEKYDAKSGAMLALLKYGSGVPLYRLGKLQASLGMPLPPSTQWEIIESVADKIHPVYTELVRQAAQGKVLYNDDTTMKILSLIKETDKAAKRKGMFTSGILSECDVGKIALFFTGHNHAGENLSRVLKERGSREDRPIQMCDALSRNLPKGFESILCNCLVHGRRNFVDVMDDFPEECDHVIDTVAKIYEHDHKVREQGLDDAQRLQYHQTHSGPLMRALKVWLEDKFENKEVEPNSSLGKAISYMLNHWQELTRFLEIPGAPLDNNLCEQLLKKSILHRKNSLFYKTEHGAYIGDLFMSLIHTCNLQNINPFEYLTALQKHSSEIFQNPSDWLPWSFENTIAKKSGETADNL; encoded by the coding sequence ATGGACATAAAGCAAGACGAACTTGACGCGCTCCTTGAGCGGGTAAGATCAAATGAACTGCAGGACGGCGATTATGAGTTGATCAAAGCATTGGTTGAAACCGTTGCTTATTTGAATACGTTGTCCAATGAAAAAGCAGCATCCATTAAACGGTTATTAAAAATGGTATTCGGCGATAAGACCGAAAAGAAGAAAACGTCGAATCCGCAGAACCGGCCGAAACGAAAAAAGAAGAAAAAAGGTCACGGCAAAAATGGTGCAAACGCCTATAAAGGTGCCAAGAAGATCAAGATCTGTCATCAAAGCCTTAAGTCAGGTAATGATTGCCCTGCCTGTGAAAAAGGTAAATTGTATGGTGAAAAACCACCTGCCAAGATCGTCCGGATAACAGGCGGTGCTCCCTTCCAGGCGACAGTATATGAACTGCAGAGATTGCGGTGTAACCTTTGTGGGCAGATTTTTACTGCCCAGGCGCCCGACAATGTGGGCAAAGAAAAATATGATGCCAAATCCGGTGCCATGCTGGCCCTTCTAAAATATGGCAGCGGAGTCCCTTTATACCGCTTGGGCAAACTTCAGGCTAGCCTGGGGATGCCGCTGCCCCCATCGACCCAATGGGAAATCATCGAAAGCGTAGCAGACAAGATTCATCCGGTATATACAGAGTTAGTCCGTCAGGCTGCACAAGGCAAGGTGTTGTACAATGACGACACGACAATGAAAATTTTATCCTTGATAAAAGAAACAGACAAGGCAGCCAAGCGAAAAGGGATGTTCACTTCCGGAATCCTGTCAGAATGTGACGTAGGAAAGATTGCCCTGTTTTTTACCGGCCACAATCATGCTGGAGAAAATTTATCCAGGGTTCTGAAAGAACGGGGATCCAGAGAAGATCGGCCAATACAGATGTGTGATGCTCTGTCCAGGAATCTGCCAAAAGGTTTTGAATCGATATTATGCAATTGTCTCGTGCATGGACGCCGTAACTTTGTCGACGTCATGGACGATTTCCCTGAGGAGTGTGACCATGTAATTGATACAGTGGCTAAAATTTATGAGCACGATCATAAGGTAAGGGAGCAAGGCCTGGACGATGCTCAACGCCTTCAATATCATCAAACCCACAGCGGTCCACTGATGCGGGCGCTTAAAGTATGGCTGGAAGACAAGTTTGAAAACAAAGAAGTAGAACCCAACTCCAGTCTGGGCAAGGCCATATCATATATGTTGAATCACTGGCAGGAATTGACCCGTTTCCTGGAGATCCCTGGAGCACCGCTGGATAATAATCTTTGCGAACAATTGCTGAAAAAGTCGATTCTGCACCGAAAAAATTCATTATTTTATAAAACCGAACACGGTGCCTATATTGGCGACCTGTTCATGAGCCTGATACATACCTGCAACCTGCAAAATATAAATCCCTTTGAATACCTGACCGCACTACAGAAGCACTCTTCCGAGATCTTCCAAAACCCTTCTGACTGGTTGCCGTGGTCATTTGAAAACACAATCGCTAAAAAATCAGGGGAAACAGCTGATAATCTGTAA
- a CDS encoding IS1595 family transposase: MENEDYPEDFEQFITRFATEQDCYDYIVNLRWPQGFVCPRCHSGKSWASKRLLLICTKCGHQASITAGTIFQGTRKPLRLWFHVMWWMMSQKTGASAKNLQHTMGFKRYETAWTWLHKLRHAMIRPGRDRLKGAVEVDETFIGGTEKDVKGRKTETKTLVVIAVEVEEKKLGRIRFRIVPDASADSLIPFIKENITPGSVVITDGWLGYSPLKKEKYEHVVENITQSEKKASEMLPHVHLVVSLIKRWLLGTHQGAVSPKHLAGYLDEYAFRFNRRLSTHRGKLFYRLMQQAVKTAPVSRQKIVA, encoded by the coding sequence ATGGAGAATGAGGACTACCCAGAAGATTTTGAGCAGTTTATTACAAGGTTTGCAACAGAACAAGACTGTTATGATTATATAGTGAACTTACGCTGGCCGCAGGGGTTTGTTTGCCCGCGTTGCCATTCTGGGAAATCATGGGCGAGCAAGCGATTGCTCTTGATCTGTACGAAGTGTGGTCATCAGGCCTCGATCACAGCTGGAACAATCTTTCAGGGGACCAGAAAACCTCTTCGCCTCTGGTTTCATGTTATGTGGTGGATGATGTCGCAGAAAACTGGAGCGAGTGCAAAAAATTTGCAGCATACCATGGGATTTAAGAGATATGAAACTGCTTGGACTTGGCTTCATAAGCTTAGGCATGCAATGATTCGTCCAGGTCGTGATCGGCTTAAGGGTGCTGTTGAAGTGGATGAAACTTTTATTGGCGGTACCGAAAAAGATGTCAAAGGACGAAAGACAGAGACAAAGACTCTTGTGGTTATTGCTGTTGAGGTTGAAGAGAAAAAACTGGGCAGAATTCGATTTCGGATAGTCCCTGACGCTTCTGCAGATAGTCTGATCCCATTCATTAAAGAAAATATCACGCCTGGCAGCGTTGTGATTACTGATGGATGGCTTGGATATTCCCCCTTGAAAAAAGAAAAGTATGAGCATGTTGTCGAGAATATCACCCAGAGCGAGAAAAAGGCTTCCGAAATGTTGCCTCATGTCCATCTGGTTGTATCCCTAATCAAGCGATGGTTGTTGGGTACACATCAGGGTGCGGTGTCTCCAAAACACTTGGCTGGATATCTGGACGAGTATGCTTTTAGGTTTAATCGGAGATTGTCGACCCATAGAGGCAAACTATTTTATAGGCTCATGCAGCAAGCGGTTAAAACCGCACCGGTATCCCGGCAGAAGATTGTTGCCTGA
- a CDS encoding transporter, with product MKLKQILIWLCVTVVLLPTMSAHAVEGGSGVYSLGLVGPQAGIAPDPGAYFTYNFYYYKGDSTTRTSSSSLVQVPGTGLELPVQVNGSVQTEVEACAHIFTFTYMFDAKVLGARPGVSVWVPYVTSDLSLAGNGVMSLTGPWGNTWDFPLSGSAEPSSSGLGDITLTGKLRWQEGVMHYLATLNIYAPTGKYDKNSVVNAGRNHWAVDPMMCVTYLNEKIGLEVSGAAGLTFNFENSDTDYDSGEEFHLDLAVIQHFSEQFHLGLVGYLYKQLSSDSGPGAVDGYKGRVYACGPEIGGMIPLSDKNNLFLKARWYKEFSAKNRMEGDTVFLSASVNF from the coding sequence ATGAAATTAAAACAAATTTTAATCTGGTTATGTGTAACGGTCGTTTTGTTACCGACGATGTCGGCACATGCAGTTGAAGGAGGCTCAGGCGTATACTCGTTGGGTCTTGTGGGACCCCAGGCGGGCATAGCGCCGGACCCAGGCGCATATTTTACCTACAATTTTTACTACTATAAGGGGGATTCAACCACCCGGACCTCATCTTCAAGTCTTGTCCAGGTACCGGGTACAGGACTCGAACTTCCCGTGCAGGTCAATGGAAGTGTTCAAACCGAGGTTGAGGCCTGCGCCCATATTTTTACATTTACCTATATGTTCGATGCGAAAGTTTTAGGCGCGCGACCCGGCGTGAGTGTGTGGGTTCCCTATGTCACCTCGGATCTGTCACTGGCAGGAAACGGGGTCATGTCCCTGACCGGCCCCTGGGGCAACACCTGGGACTTCCCCTTATCCGGCAGTGCCGAACCCAGTTCATCAGGTTTAGGCGATATCACCTTGACCGGAAAGCTTAGGTGGCAGGAAGGGGTGATGCACTATCTGGCCACGTTGAATATATATGCCCCCACCGGCAAATATGACAAGAACAGTGTGGTGAATGCAGGAAGAAACCACTGGGCCGTTGATCCCATGATGTGCGTGACGTATCTCAATGAAAAGATCGGGCTGGAGGTTTCAGGGGCTGCGGGCCTCACTTTTAATTTCGAAAATTCGGATACGGATTATGATTCAGGCGAAGAGTTTCATTTAGACTTAGCGGTGATTCAGCACTTTTCGGAACAATTTCACCTTGGCCTGGTGGGTTACCTTTACAAACAGTTAAGCAGTGACAGCGGACCCGGTGCGGTTGACGGATACAAAGGGCGTGTATATGCCTGCGGACCCGAAATCGGCGGAATGATCCCTTTGTCGGACAAGAACAATTTATTCCTCAAAGCCCGCTGGTACAAAGAATTTAGTGCAAAAAACCGGATGGAAGGAGATACGGTGTTTCTGAGTGCCTCCGTCAATTTTTAA
- a CDS encoding DUF6531 domain-containing protein, producing the protein MSKIFYVTLISCLLFSISSIGWAETTQFGYDNLNQVTSVTYADGSTVSFSYDETGNRSVHGVTPATDTDGDGLSDYLENLAGTSAENADSDGDGLPDGEEDTNRNGWKDAGETTGLNPDTDSDGMNDGWEVTYSLDPLSDDSSLDPDEDGFTNLEEYTADSDPMDSTSTPSSVAPVPAVSPLGLVIALLVLAVLGVKISARTKKSFLLIPIVLAIFFHGPGLVANAFGGTDSLPGFRQENADPISPEESHRIISASGASVRASAQEIIALDTAATTTDTIQAMARSLKNDADLIYEYVHDKITYSPVWGSIKGAEATLADGVGNSFDQSSLMIALLRAAGYTANYKFGTLRLTWDEVKDWLGISTVDGLNTLSNGGVPLKKYVYSGGDFAFADVGHVWVEVQIDGTAYVFDPSYKTHTVTAPIDFSTAMGYDRTAFLANAKSGAVEGTNYIQNVNKTNIANDLSAFTNSLHQEIKTTYPGATLEEITGGLVIIPADGILRQTSLPYDNDETIKETWTDIPNSYRTNFTIQHQGIDILLYTDETYGKRLSLFYNNSVQPVLTRDGTVLATGTAATANTSVDITIIVDHPYAALSGTYQDQTRTFSILAGGSYNIVNGWAETTRGMIEKHRKLLNQYKADGQTDDSEEVLGETLAMMGFAWLAEVQMSDKLMDAMLKTHTTHHHVLGVCGQNQSPYIDLPMGAVSTLSLESDTAAGTASFFASSGRSSAMEWGVIEQFQPNSAVCTVKLLDIANQEGSKIFEANSSNWSSIETQLEANGYSANEIANVQAYVNAGYNVIVPHNGNLTQGDWQGIGFLAVSSAGNSIGHIISGGLSGGFADTVFDADSGETSSTADQGTSSATNDVSDEPIDLVTGDYLYDHSDLTLGNGAQPFAMAFARTYNSASRLTDSGLGLGWTHKYAVSATEDNDGFLGLGERSAIDAVAAMVEIYVTMDLLTQNRDLDTLVIASIGHRWFMDRLINNVVSVNIPGSTKRFVKLADGSFNAPPGDGSVLTLEADDSYLVRTKHGVELDFNADGRMTAWTDANGNVLTFAYDTGGALQTISNGMGKALTLSYSNDRISQVSDGTGRSVSYTYDTNGNLTQVTDTEGSNTVFEYDEPGRLTRIFYPDNPTSPFVTNTFDTNDKVMTQADANGRVLPVSLREIPSTG; encoded by the coding sequence ATGTCTAAGATATTCTATGTTACCCTGATTTCATGCCTCTTATTCTCTATTTCGTCCATCGGTTGGGCAGAAACCACCCAGTTTGGTTACGATAATCTCAACCAGGTTACGTCTGTCACCTATGCAGACGGCAGTACCGTATCCTTTTCATATGATGAGACCGGTAACCGCAGCGTCCATGGCGTTACACCGGCAACAGATACCGATGGCGACGGCTTAAGTGATTACCTGGAAAATCTTGCGGGAACAAGTGCTGAAAATGCTGATTCTGATGGAGATGGCCTGCCCGACGGTGAAGAGGATACAAACCGGAACGGCTGGAAAGACGCTGGAGAAACCACAGGTTTGAACCCGGATACGGATTCCGACGGCATGAACGACGGGTGGGAGGTCACGTATTCACTTGATCCCCTGTCGGATGATAGTAGCCTAGACCCGGATGAAGACGGATTCACCAACCTGGAAGAGTATACGGCAGATTCCGATCCCATGGATTCGACATCAACCCCATCATCTGTCGCCCCTGTTCCCGCCGTTTCTCCCCTTGGCCTAGTCATCGCCCTGCTGGTTCTGGCTGTACTGGGAGTAAAGATATCTGCAAGAACAAAAAAATCCTTTCTATTGATTCCCATTGTCCTGGCAATATTTTTTCATGGACCTGGATTGGTTGCAAATGCATTTGGGGGAACTGATTCCCTGCCCGGCTTCAGGCAGGAAAATGCCGATCCCATAAGTCCGGAGGAATCCCATAGAATTATTTCAGCCTCGGGAGCATCTGTCCGGGCATCTGCCCAGGAAATTATTGCCCTGGATACAGCCGCGACTACCACGGATACAATACAGGCGATGGCAAGGTCCCTGAAAAATGATGCCGACCTGATATACGAATATGTACACGACAAAATCACCTATAGCCCGGTCTGGGGGTCAATCAAGGGAGCGGAGGCCACACTGGCGGACGGTGTAGGCAACAGCTTTGACCAGTCCTCCTTAATGATCGCCTTGCTGCGGGCGGCAGGATACACGGCCAATTATAAATTCGGAACCCTGCGGCTCACCTGGGATGAAGTCAAGGACTGGCTTGGGATAAGCACGGTTGACGGCCTGAACACACTCTCCAACGGCGGTGTTCCCTTGAAAAAATATGTGTATTCAGGTGGAGATTTTGCCTTTGCCGATGTCGGCCATGTTTGGGTCGAAGTTCAAATTGACGGGACCGCCTATGTGTTTGACCCTTCCTACAAAACCCATACCGTAACAGCCCCGATCGATTTCTCCACGGCCATGGGCTACGACCGCACCGCCTTTCTGGCCAACGCCAAAAGTGGTGCGGTTGAAGGTACAAATTATATACAAAACGTTAATAAAACCAACATTGCAAACGATTTAAGCGCCTTTACAAACAGCTTGCACCAGGAAATTAAAACCACTTACCCGGGTGCCACCCTTGAAGAGATCACAGGCGGGCTGGTCATAATCCCAGCAGATGGCATTTTGCGACAGACTTCACTTCCCTACGATAATGACGAAACCATCAAAGAAACCTGGACCGACATTCCCAATTCCTACAGAACCAATTTTACCATCCAGCACCAGGGCATAGACATTCTTTTATATACGGATGAGACCTATGGCAAAAGGCTCAGCCTGTTTTATAATAACTCCGTCCAGCCGGTCCTCACCAGGGATGGAACAGTGCTTGCCACCGGAACGGCTGCCACGGCAAACACCAGTGTGGATATCACCATCATTGTAGACCACCCTTATGCCGCTTTAAGCGGTACCTACCAGGACCAGACCCGGACCTTCAGCATACTTGCCGGCGGAAGCTACAACATCGTCAACGGCTGGGCCGAAACCACCCGGGGAATGATCGAAAAGCACCGTAAATTACTCAACCAGTACAAAGCTGACGGGCAAACAGACGATTCAGAAGAAGTCCTGGGAGAAACCCTGGCCATGATGGGCTTTGCCTGGCTGGCCGAGGTCCAGATGTCTGATAAACTGATGGATGCCATGCTCAAGACGCACACGACCCATCACCATGTCCTTGGCGTCTGCGGCCAGAACCAGAGCCCATATATTGACCTTCCCATGGGGGCTGTCAGCACACTCAGCCTTGAAAGTGATACAGCTGCCGGGACAGCCTCGTTTTTTGCATCCTCAGGCCGGTCCAGTGCCATGGAATGGGGGGTAATCGAACAATTTCAGCCCAACTCCGCAGTCTGTACGGTCAAACTTTTGGATATAGCCAACCAAGAGGGCAGTAAAATATTTGAAGCCAACTCCTCTAACTGGAGTTCAATAGAAACCCAGCTTGAAGCCAACGGGTACAGCGCAAATGAGATTGCCAACGTTCAGGCTTATGTCAATGCAGGCTACAATGTTATTGTCCCCCATAACGGCAACCTGACCCAGGGCGACTGGCAGGGCATCGGATTCCTGGCCGTATCATCAGCCGGCAACTCTATCGGCCACATCATTTCCGGCGGGTTGAGCGGAGGGTTCGCAGATACGGTCTTTGATGCGGATTCCGGAGAAACCTCTTCAACCGCCGACCAGGGCACAAGCTCAGCTACCAATGATGTATCCGATGAACCCATAGACCTTGTGACCGGGGATTACCTTTACGACCATTCGGACCTCACCCTTGGCAATGGCGCCCAGCCCTTTGCCATGGCCTTTGCCCGGACCTACAACTCTGCCAGCCGTTTGACTGACTCAGGCCTGGGCCTTGGATGGACCCACAAATACGCGGTCAGTGCAACAGAAGACAACGATGGGTTCTTAGGCCTTGGAGAGCGCTCCGCCATTGACGCGGTGGCAGCCATGGTTGAAATTTACGTGACCATGGACCTGCTCACACAAAACCGTGATCTTGACACCCTGGTCATCGCCTCCATCGGCCACCGCTGGTTCATGGACCGGCTCATTAACAATGTGGTGTCGGTGAATATCCCCGGCAGCACCAAACGGTTTGTAAAACTGGCTGACGGCAGTTTTAATGCCCCGCCTGGTGACGGGTCTGTTCTGACCTTGGAAGCGGATGACTCTTACCTTGTCCGGACCAAGCACGGCGTTGAGCTTGATTTTAATGCCGACGGCAGGATGACGGCCTGGACAGACGCCAACGGCAACGTTCTGACCTTTGCCTATGATACCGGCGGAGCGCTTCAGACCATCTCCAACGGCATGGGAAAGGCCCTGACCCTTTCCTATTCCAATGACCGGATCAGCCAGGTCTCCGACGGAACGGGAAGAAGCGTATCTTACACCTATGATACTAACGGTAACCTCACCCAGGTGACTGATACGGAAGGCAGCAACACGGTATTTGAATACGATGAGCCTGGCCGGTTGACCCGGATCTTTTATCCGGACAATCCTACAAGTCCATTTGTCACCAACACCTTTGACACTAACGATAAGGTCATGACCCAGGCCGATGCCAACGGCCGTGTCCTTCCGGTAAGCCTGCGTGAAATACCCAGTACCGGGTGA
- a CDS encoding RHS repeat-associated core domain-containing protein yields MEQPEVDGQIPVTLMTYNARGQVLTKTDPEGRITRYTYDGTTGELLSVVTDDTGLALTTQFTYDNVGNIQTQTDPEGHTTTFAYNGLRLPEQETGPAPFSYVTTYDYDEQGRLTQTKRQTNDTTQPWQTQTVTYTPTGKKYIVTDPEGNQTTHAYDEADRLSQITNAESQTTTYVYDDAGRLYQVIDAKSQTARQITYTAGGLKETETDANGNTTQYTYDGFNRPDRTTYPDTSYESYAWDDAGNLTSRLTRAGQTISFTYDDLNRLASKILPGPETITYTYDLTGLQEGVTDSLGTISHTYDNALRLTGVTYPDGRALGYQYDGNSNRTRLTYPDNAYVTYTYDVLNRITDIKQAGTTLLAHYDYDALSRRTTLTYGNGTTTTYSYEIDNDLASLALTHATGTATYTFTTNNIGIRTQTDVDDYRFVYRQAGIVSTAYTPNNLNQYTAVGGLNPAYDGNGNLTSDGTNTYAYNAENRLVTAVTPDHTAAYVYDPMGRRIEKEVDSVTTRYLHDGNQVIVEYNSTGTELRRYIYGPGIDQPVCMITGSATYYYQFDGLGSVAALTDETGALQEIYAYNIFGQPNGTSYFGNPYLYTGREYDPETGLYYYRARYYNPTFGRFMQTDPIGYGDGMNLYAFVQNNPLVLIDPFGLCAQKGFWNDAKNIVWDNFKEAINPKTYLNQAVEVFYWPSEHPKEVITFLIMGELGALASNSVPQRLTQDINVNPTPPRILPTNRPIGTSLTQNAAAQAEIRQLQQAGYTDIRVNQQQVNAAGQRVGINRPDIQATSPSGERIYLEYDTSISNRGPLHQQRITANDPNAQVLLRTVD; encoded by the coding sequence ATGGAACAACCCGAAGTGGACGGTCAGATCCCGGTGACCCTGATGACCTACAACGCCCGGGGCCAGGTTCTGACAAAAACCGATCCCGAAGGCCGCATCACCCGGTATACTTATGACGGTACCACCGGAGAGCTTTTGTCTGTGGTCACGGACGATACCGGTCTTGCCCTGACCACCCAGTTCACCTACGATAATGTGGGCAATATCCAAACCCAGACCGATCCTGAAGGCCATACCACCACCTTTGCCTACAACGGACTTCGTCTGCCTGAGCAGGAAACAGGGCCTGCCCCGTTCAGTTATGTAACAACGTATGATTACGACGAACAGGGCCGCCTGACCCAAACCAAGCGCCAAACAAACGATACCACTCAGCCCTGGCAGACCCAAACCGTGACCTACACTCCCACGGGCAAAAAATATATTGTCACTGATCCCGAAGGCAACCAGACCACCCACGCCTATGACGAGGCTGACCGGCTGTCACAGATCACCAACGCTGAAAGTCAGACCACTACATATGTTTATGATGATGCCGGCAGACTTTACCAGGTAATTGACGCCAAAAGCCAAACCGCCCGGCAAATCACCTACACGGCCGGTGGCCTGAAAGAGACTGAAACCGATGCCAACGGCAACACCACCCAGTATACATATGACGGCTTTAATCGCCCGGACCGGACCACATATCCGGACACCTCCTATGAATCCTATGCCTGGGATGATGCCGGCAACCTGACATCAAGACTCACCCGGGCCGGTCAGACCATTTCCTTTACCTATGATGACCTGAACCGGCTGGCATCCAAAATCCTGCCCGGGCCTGAAACCATTACCTACACCTATGATCTGACCGGGCTTCAAGAAGGTGTAACGGACAGCCTGGGTACAATCTCCCATACGTATGACAATGCCCTGCGCTTGACCGGGGTAACCTACCCGGACGGCAGAGCCCTAGGCTACCAGTATGACGGCAACAGCAACCGGACCCGATTGACCTATCCGGATAACGCCTATGTCACTTACACCTATGACGTCCTGAACCGGATCACGGACATCAAGCAGGCCGGCACAACGCTTCTGGCCCATTACGACTACGATGCCCTGTCCCGGCGGACCACCCTGACCTACGGCAACGGCACCACCACCACCTACTCCTATGAAATCGACAATGACTTGGCATCCCTTGCCTTGACCCATGCTACAGGAACGGCCACCTATACTTTCACCACCAACAACATCGGCATCAGAACCCAGACGGACGTTGATGACTACCGGTTTGTTTACCGCCAGGCCGGCATCGTCAGCACGGCCTACACCCCCAACAACCTAAACCAGTACACAGCTGTGGGAGGCCTCAACCCCGCATATGACGGAAACGGTAACCTGACGTCTGACGGCACCAACACCTACGCCTATAATGCGGAAAATCGCTTAGTCACAGCAGTCACACCGGATCATACCGCAGCTTATGTCTACGACCCCATGGGCCGCAGAATTGAAAAGGAGGTAGACAGCGTAACAACCCGGTATCTGCACGACGGCAACCAGGTGATTGTGGAATATAACAGCACCGGAACCGAACTGCGGCGTTACATCTATGGCCCCGGCATCGACCAGCCCGTCTGCATGATTACAGGCTCCGCTACCTACTATTATCAGTTTGACGGCTTAGGATCTGTGGCTGCATTGACAGACGAAACCGGAGCCTTGCAGGAAATTTACGCCTACAATATTTTTGGTCAGCCTAACGGAACCAGCTATTTTGGGAACCCTTACCTTTATACCGGCAGGGAATATGACCCGGAAACCGGGCTTTACTATTACCGGGCCAGATACTATAATCCAACCTTTGGACGGTTCATGCAGACAGATCCCATCGGTTATGGTGATGGGATGAATTTGTATGCGTTTGTCCAAAACAATCCTCTTGTGCTCATTGATCCATTTGGGCTATGTGCCCAAAAAGGGTTTTGGAATGATGCCAAAAATATTGTTTGGGATAATTTCAAAGAAGCAATAAACCCCAAAACATATTTGAATCAGGCTGTTGAAGTATTTTATTGGCCGTCAGAGCATCCAAAGGAAGTTATAACATTCCTAATTATGGGGGAGTTAGGGGCTCTTGCATCAAATAGTGTACCGCAAAGGCTAACACAAGATATAAATGTAAATCCTACTCCACCAAGAATCTTGCCAACAAATAGACCAATTGGAACAAGCCTTACTCAAAATGCGGCTGCTCAGGCTGAGATAAGACAACTTCAACAAGCAGGCTATACTGATATTAGGGTAAACCAACAACAGGTAAACGCTGCTGGTCAAAGAGTTGGGATCAATAGACCTGATATTCAGGCAACCAGCCCTAGTGGAGAAAGAATATATCTTGAATATGATACCTCAATTTCTAATCGAGGCCCTCTACACCAGCAAAGAATAACTGCGAATGATCCAAATGCGCAAGTGCTATTGAGGACTGTAGACTAA
- a CDS encoding glycine zipper 2TM domain-containing protein, with translation MKTISITLTFIVSLIWILGGCQTSQGSKTYSTSQAQTAHSVYYGTVLKVAQVTLQKPQSGAGAIGGAVVGGVIGSTIGQGRGRRLATTAGALGGAAMGSAAESSAGQKNGLEIEVELDDGRILVVVQEKDDEFAVGDRVRLVQGRDGTSRIRQ, from the coding sequence ATGAAAACGATCAGTATCACACTCACTTTTATTGTCAGTTTAATATGGATTCTGGGCGGGTGCCAGACATCACAGGGCAGCAAAACCTATTCAACCAGCCAGGCCCAAACAGCGCATTCCGTATATTATGGTACGGTGTTGAAGGTGGCCCAGGTTACCCTGCAAAAGCCTCAATCCGGGGCCGGAGCGATCGGAGGCGCTGTGGTGGGCGGGGTAATCGGTTCTACCATCGGCCAGGGTCGTGGCAGACGGCTTGCCACCACCGCCGGTGCTTTGGGAGGAGCGGCCATGGGCAGTGCTGCTGAAAGCTCGGCAGGACAGAAGAACGGCCTTGAAATTGAAGTTGAACTGGATGACGGAAGAATTCTGGTTGTCGTGCAGGAAAAAGATGATGAGTTTGCCGTTGGAGACCGAGTCCGCCTTGTCCAGGGCCGGGACGGTACGTCCCGCATCCGTCAGTAA